Proteins encoded in a region of the Pelmatolapia mariae isolate MD_Pm_ZW linkage group LG6, Pm_UMD_F_2, whole genome shotgun sequence genome:
- the htt gene encoding huntingtin isoform X3 has translation MATMEKLMKAFESLKSFQQQQGPPTAEELAQRQKKEQAATKKDRVTHCLTICENIVAQSLRTSPEFQKLLGIAMEMFLLCSDDSESDVRMVADECLNKIIKALMDSNLPRLQLELYKEIKKNGASRSLRAALWRFAELAHLIRPQKCRPYLVNLLPCLTRITKRQEETVQETLATAMPKIMSALGHFANDGEIKVLLKAFVANLKSSSPTIRRTAASSAVSVCQHSRRTSYFYTWLLNVLLGLLVPVDDEHPSHLILGVLLTLRYLMPLLQQHVNSTSLKGSFGVMRKEADVQPTPEQLLQVYELTLHYTQHWDHNVVTAALELLQQVFRTPPPELLHMLITAGSIPHATVFRQDTENRSRSGSILEFIGKMLSGEEDGLEDDPERTEVTTGAFTASVVGADGSSAAQVDIITEQPRSSQHALQPGDSVDLSASSEQGGGGAGTSTSGTPESPNDNEEEMLSRSSSGGANVTPETADYTTPENATPEGGPLGESGTLLGTNDRSLPPSDSSQTTTEGPDSAVTPSDVAELSLRTSHTSLPRVIEPSPPSPASTEGPDAADSDSSVYTASSSSSSFSFTSSSSFYATTSSSSSSDKVLDGSESQYSGMQIGTLQDEEDEGTAPSSQEPQEPFLQSALALSKPHLFDGRGHNRQGSDSSVDRFIPKDEPAEPEPDNKPSRIKGPIGHYTDQCAEPLVHCVRLLAASFLLTGQKNGLIPDKEVRVSVKALALSCVGAAAALHPEAFFNSLYLEPLDGVPVVEQQYISDVLGLIDHGDPQIRGATAILCAAIIQAALTKTRFNIHTWLASVQSATGNPLSLVDLVPLLQKTLKDESSVTCKMACSAVRHCITTICSSTLSELGLQLVIDLFALKDSSYWLVRTELLETLAELDFRLVNFLERKTETLHKGDHHYTGRLRLQDRVLNDVVIHLLGDDDPRVRHVAASAVSRLVSRLFYDCDQGQVDPVVAIARDQSSVYLQLLMHETQPPSQFTVSTITRTYRGYNMSNTISDVTLENNLSRVVAAVSHALTSSTSRALTFGCCEALCLLASNFPVGNWSTGWHCGYVSSNSNFSSRSSLNRSRGRTLSLSQPSSAPASSTTSSAPDAERRTLTVGIANTVLSLLSSAWFPLDLSAHQDALLLSGNLIAAVAPKCMRNPWVGEEEGSSGTSSGGPSKLEEPWAALSERSLVVMVEQLFSHLLKVLNICAHVLDDTPPGPAMKATLPSLSNTPSLSPIRRKGKEKEVAEPSATPMSPKKGSEANTGRPTDSTGSTTVNKSTTLGNFYHLPPYLKLYDVLKATHANYKVTLDLHSSQEKFGSFLRATLDVLSQLLELATLHDIGKCVEEILGYLKSCFSREPTMATVCVQQLLKTLFGTNLASQYEGVLSGPSRSQGKALRLGSSSLRPGLYHYCFMAPYTHFTQALADASLRNMVQAEQEQDTSGWFDVMQKASNQLRSSITNAARHRGDKNAIHNHIRLFEPLVIKALKQYTTSTSVALQRQVLDLLAQLVQLRVNYCLLDSDQVFIGFVLKQFEYIEVGQFRDSEAIIPNIFFFLVLLSYERYHSKQIISIPKIIQLCDGIMASGRKAVTHAIPALQPIVHDLFVLRGSNKADAGKELDTQKEVVVSMLLRLVQYHQVLEMFILVLQQCHKENEDKWKRLSRQIADVILPMIAKQQMHLDSPEALGVLNTLFETVAPSSLRPVDMLLKSMFTIPATMASVATVQLWVSGILAVLRVLVSQSTEDIVLSRVHELALSPNLLSCHAIRRLHQHSPSPNDPPAADTICKQETNGETQKAPPEETFARFLLQLVGVLLDDISTRQVKVEITEQQHTFYCQQLGTLLMCLIHVFKSGMFRRITAAASRLLKGESGQTATEANLFYPLESLNSMVQCLITTHPSLVLLWCQVLLIINYTNYSWWAEVHQTPRRHSLSSTKLLSPHSSGEGEEDKPESQLAMVNREIVRRGAVILFCDYVCQNLHDSEHLTWLIVNHVRDLISLSHEPPVQDFISAVHRNSAASGLFIQAIQSRCDNLTTPTMLKKTLQCLEGIHLSQSGSLLMLYVDKLLNTPFRVLARMVDTLACRRVEMLLAETLQNSIAQLPVEELDRIQEYLQNSGLAQRHQRFYSLLDRFRATVVDTSSPTPPVTSHPLDGDPPPAPELVIADKEWYVALVKSQCCLRGDVSLLETTELLTKLPPADLFSVMSCKEFNLSLLCPCLSMGMQRLARGQGSLLLETALQVTLEQLAGVTGSLPAPHQSFLPPSQPQPYWDQLGDVYDEPGFYPRVLSLCRALSQYLLSVSQLPSSLHIPSDKEHLITTFTCTATEVVVWRLLQDRLPLSVDLQWALSSLCLALQQPCVWNKLSTPEYTTHTCSLIYCLRLIIVAVAVSPGDQLLHQEKKMAKGEKDDGDQVDAAHADHMCEWQACEIMAELVEGLPSILSLGHRRNSILPTFLTPTLRNIVISLSRLPLVNSYTRVPPLVWKLGWSPQPGGEFGTTLPEIPVDFLQEKDVFREFLYRINTLGWSSRTQFEETWATLLGVLVTQPITKDQEEDPQQEEDLERTQLNVLAVQAITSLVLSAMTLPTPGNPAVSCLEQQPRNKSLKALETRFGRKLAVIRGEVEREIQALVSKRDNVHTYHPYHAWDPVPSLSAASPAGTLISHEKLLLQINTEREMGNMEYKLGQVSIHSVWLGNNITPLREEEWGEDEEDEADTPAPTSPPLSPINSRKHRAGVDIHSCSQFLLELYSQWLIPSSPSNRRTPTILVSEVVRSLLAVSDLFTERNQFDMMFSTLMELQKHHPPEDEILNQYLVPAICKAAAVLGMDKVIAEPVCRLLETTLRSTHLPSRMGALHGVLYVLECDLLDDTAKQLIPTVSEYLLSNLKAVAHCVNLHNQQHVLVMCAVAFYMMENYPLDVGAEFMAGIIQLCGVMVSASEDSTPSIIYHCVLRGLERLLLSEQLSRMDGEALVKLSVDRVNMPSPHRAMAALGLMLTCMYTAVLTSGSDVTGVRGQVDSAVSEAVGVTAGHVGFSSGKEKASPASRPAHSDPQAPDSESIIVAMERVSVLFDRIRKGLPSEARVVSRILPQFLDDFFPPQDVMNKVIGEFLSNQQPYPQFMATVVYKVFQTLHATGQSSMVRDWVLLSLSNFTQRTPVAMAMWSLSCFFVSASTSQWISALLPHVISRMGSSEVVDVNLFCLVAMDFYRHQIDEELDRRAFQSVFETVASPGSPYYQLLGCLQSVHQDTSL, from the exons atggccaccatggagAAATTGATGAAGGCCTTTGAGTCTCTGAAGTCattccagcagcagcagggaccACCGACCGCCGAGGAGCTCGCTCAGAGGCA AAAAAAGGAGCAAGCTGCCACAAAGAAGGACAGGGTGACCCACTGTCTGACAATATGTGAAAACATTGTGGCTCAGTCACTGAG AACATCTCCAGAGTTTCAGAAACTGCTTGGCATCGCCATGGAAATGTTCCTGCTCTGCAGCGATGACAGTGAATCAGATGTTCGGATGGTAGCCGATGAGTGCCTGAACAAAATAATCAAA GCACTGATGGACTCCAACTTGCCTAGACTGCAGCTGGAATTgtacaaagaaattaaaaag AATGGTGCCTCTCGGAGTCTGAGGGCAGCTTTATGGAGGTTTGCTGAGCTTGCCCACCTCATCAGACCGCAGAAATGCAG ACCTTACCTGGTCAACCTGTTGCCGTGCCTCACCAGAATCACAAAGCGGCAGGAAGAGACTGTGCAGGAGACACTTGCTACAGCAATGCCCAAGATCATGTCTGCCCTGGGACACTTTGCCAATGATGGTGAAATCAAG GTGCTGCTGAAGGCATTTGTGGCTAATCTGAAGTCCAGCTCCCCAACCATTAGACGGACAGCAGCcagttcagctgttagtgtttgCCAGCACTCCAGACGCACCAGCTACTTCTACACCTGGCTCCTTAATGTGCTTCTGG GTCTGTTGGTTCCGGTGGATGATGAACACCCCAGCCATCTAATACTGGGGGTGCTGCTAACCCTTCGTTACCTGATGCCTCTGCTGCAGCAGCATGTCAACTCCACTAGTCTTAAAGGAAGCTTTGGTGTCATGAGAAAGGAAGCTGATGTACAGCCAACACCTGAACAactgctgcag GTGTATGAGCTAACCCTACACTACACACAGCACTGGGATCACAATGTGGTCACAGCTGCTCTGGAGCTGCTGCAGCAGGTCTTCAGGACTCCCCCACCAGAGCTTCTGCATATGCTCATTACTGCTGGTAGCATCCCACATGCCACCGTTTTTCGTCAGGACACTGAGAACCGCTCACGTTCTGGCAGCATCCTTGAATTCATTG GTAAAATGCTCTCTGGAGAGGAGGATGGGTTGGAGGATGACCCTGAGAGGACTGAGGTCACTACTGGTGCTTTCACAG CATCAGTTGTTGGTGCAGACGGCTCCTCTGCAGCCCAGGTGGACATCATCACTGAACAGCCTCGGTCTTCCCAGCATGCTCTGCAGCCTGGTGATTCTGTGGACCTCAGTGCCTCCTCAGAACAGGGTGGTGGCGGAGCTGGGACATCTACGTCAGGCACTCCAGAGTCGCCCAATGACAACGAGGAGGAAATGCTGAGTCGGAGCTCCAGTGGTGGGGCAAATGTTACCCCAGAGACTGCTGACTACACCACCCCAGAGAATGCGACTCCAGAGGGAGGGCCTCTAGGAGAAAGTGGGACACTGCTAGGCACTAATGATCGCTCGCTTCCACCCAGCGACTCCTCCCAAACCACCACAGAGGGACCGGACTCAGCTGTCACCCCTTCGGATGTAGCAGAACTG TCACTTCGTACCAGTCACACTTCATTGCCGCGGGTGATTGAGCCTTCCCCACCCTCGCCAGCTTCCACTGAGGGTCCCGATGCCGCAGACAGCGACTCATCTGTCTACACTGCCTCCTCTTCgtcttcttcattttctttcacctcctcttcctccttctatgccaccacctcctcctctagCAGTAGTGACAAG GTACTGGATGGCAGTGAGAGTCAGTACTCTGGAATGCAGATTGGAACACTACAGGATGAAGAAGATGAAGGAACAGCACCTTCCTCCCAAGAACCCCAAGAACCATTCCTGCAGTCAGCACTTG CTCTTAGCAAGCCTCATCTCTTCGACGGCCGCGGTCACAACCGGCAGGGTTCAGACAGCAGTGTGGACCGTTTCATACCAAAGGATGAACCTGCTGAACCCGAGCCCGATAATAAG CCATCACGCATAAAAGGTCCAATTGGGCACTATACAGACCAGTGTGCGGAGCCTCTAGTGCACTGTGTCCGACTTCTTGCTGCTTCCTTCCTACTAACAGGACAAAAAAATG GCTTGATTCCTGACAAAGAGGTGCGAGTAAGTGTGAAAGCCTTGGCTCTCAGCTGTGTTGGAGCAGCGGCAGCACTGCATCCCGAAGCCTTCTTTAACTCCCTCTATTTGGAGCCGCTGGACGGCGTTCCAGTAGTAG AGCAACAATATATTAGTGATGTCCTGGGCCTCATTGACCATGGAGACCCCCAGATTAGAGGAGCTACAGCTATCCTATGTGCAGCCATCATACAAGCTGCGCTCACCAAAACACGTTTCAATATACACACTTGGCTGGCCAGTGTGCAGAGTGCAACAG GTAACCCACTGTCCCTGGTGGACTTGGTGCCTTTGCTTCAGAAGACTTTGAAAGATGAATCCTCTGTCACCTGCAAGATGGCTTGCTCTGCAGTGAGG cACTGCATCACGACTATTTGCAGCAGTACCCTGAGTGAGCTTGGCCTGCAGTTGGTGATTGACCTCTTTGCGCTGAAGGACTCTTCCTATTGGCTTGTTCGCACTGAGCTCTTGGAAACTCTGGCAGAATTAGACTTCCG ATTAGTTAATTTTTTGGAGAGGAAAACTGAGACTTTACATAAAGGAGATCATCACTACACTGGG CGTCTGCGGCTGCAAGATAGAGTCCTGAATGATGTGGTCATACATCTGTTGGGAGATGACGATCCAAGAGTACGGCACGTGGCTGCCTCTGCGGTCAGCAG ACTAGTTTCCAGGTTGTTCTATGACTGTGACCAGGGCCAGGTTGACCCAGTGGTAGCAATCGCCCGAGACCAGAGTTCAGTCTATCTGCAGCTGCTTATGCATGAGACACAACCCCCATCCCAGTTCACAGTTAGCACAATCACAAG GACATACCGAGGCTACAACATGTCCAACACTATCTCTGATGTCACGTTGGAGAACAACTTGTCCAGAGTAGTTGCTGCCGTCTCGCATGCTTTGACCTCGTCTACCTCCAGAGCTCTAACT TTTGGCTGCTGTGAGGCCTTGTGCCTTCTAGCTTCAAATTTTCCGGTGGGCAATTGGAGTACAGGTTGGCACTGTGGCTATGTTAGCTCCAATAGCAACTTTTCATCCCGTTCTAGTCTTAACCGCAGTAGGGGCAGAACCCTCAG TTTATCACAGCCTAGCAGTGCTCCAGCCTCTTCAACCACCTCATCTGCACCAGATGCAGAGCGGAGGACTCTGACTGTAGGAATTGCCAACACAGTGCTCTCCTTATTGTCTTCTGCCTGGTTTCCACTGGATCTCTCTGCGCATCAGGATGCACTGTTACTTTCTGGAAACCTCATAGCTG CTGTGGCTCCTAAATGTATGCGTAATCCCTGGGTTGGGGAGGAAGAAGGCAGCAGTGGGACCAGTAGTGGAGGCCCAAGTAAGTTGGAGGAACCCTGGGCCGCGCTATCAGAACGCTCCCTGGTGGTCATGGTGGAGCAACTCTTTTCCCATCTGCTAAAGGTCCTCAACATCTGTGCCCATGTGTTGGATGATACACCACCAGGACCAGCAATGAAG GCCACTCTCCCCTCCCTGAGCAACACCCCCTCCCTCAGTCCCATTCGTAGGAAAGGCAAGGAGAAGGAGGTTGCCGAGCCCAGTGCCACCCCTATGAGCCCAAAGAAAGGCAGCGAGGCCAACACAG GTAGGCCAACAGACAGTACAGGCTCAACAACTGTAAACAAATCGACTACCCTTGGCAACTTCTACCACCTGCCTCCCTACCTCAAGCTCTATGATGTGCTCAAAGCTACGCATGCCAACTATAAG GTTACGTTGGACCTTCACAGTAGCCAAGAAAAGTTTGGAAGTTTCCTGCGCGCTACATTAGATGTTCTTTCTCAGCTGCTGGAGTTAGCCACACTTCATGACATCGGGAAG tgtGTGGAGGAAATTTTGGGCTACCTCAAGTCCTGCTTCTCCAGAGAACCAACCATGGCCACAGTTTGTGTGCAACAG CTGTTGAAGACACTATTTGGGACCAACCTGGCCTCCCAGTATGAGGGCGTGTTGAGTGGACCCAGCCGGTCCCAGGGCAAAGCTCTACGTCTTGGCTCTTCCAGCTTGCGGCCAGGACTCTACCACTACTGCTTCATGGCGCCATACACTCACTTTACCCAGGCTCTTGCTGATGCAAGCCTCCGTAACATGGTGCAGGCTGAACAGGAGCAGGATACCTCTGG aTGGTTTGATGTAATGCAAAAAGCATCCAATCAACTGAGATCCAGCATCACAAATGCAGCACGCCACAGAGGAGACAAG AATGCCATTCATAACCACATTCGACTGTTTGAGCCGTTGGTGATCAAAGCTTTGAAGCAGTATACCACCAGCACATCTGTGGCGCTGCAAAGACAAGTACTGGACCTGCTCGCTCAGCTTGTGCAGCTCAGAGTCAACTACTGCCTGCTAGACTCAGACCag GTGTTTATTGGCTTTGTCCTGAAACAGTTTGAGTACATTGAAGTGGGGCAGTTCAG AGATTCAGAGGCCATCATTCCCAACATCTTTTTCTTCCTGGTGCTGCTATCTTATGAACGCTACCACTCCAAGCAGATTATCAGCATTCCCAAGATCATCCAGCTGTGTGATGGCATTATGGCAAGTGGCAGAAAAGCTGTCACACATG CCATCCCAGCCTTGCAGCCTATAGTTCACGATCTGTTTGTCTTGAGGGGCTCAAACAAAGCTGATGCAGGCAAGGAGCTGGATACACAGAAAGAAGTTGTGGTCTCCATGCTGCTAAGACTTGTGCAGTACCATCAG GTGTTGGAGATGTTCATTCTTGTACTGCAGCAGTGTCACAAAGAGAATGAAGACAAGTGGAAGAGATTATCCAGACAGATTGCAGACGTCATACTTCCCATGATTGCCAAGCAGCAG ATGCATCTGGACTCTCCAGAGGCATTAGGAGTATTAAACACTCTGTTTGAGACGGTGGCACCCTCCTCTCTCAGACCTGTTGACATGCTGCTCAAGAGTATGTTCACCATCCCAGCCACCATG GCATCTGTAGCTACAGTCCAGCTGTGGGTATCTGGTATCCTGGCAGTGCTTAGGGTACTGGTCTCGCAGTCCACTGAAGACATTGTGCTTTCCCGTGTCCATGAGCTGGCACTGTCTCCAAATCTCCTCTCTTGCCACGCTATCCGCCGCCTGCATCAGCATAGCCCCTCCCCAAACGACCCGCCTGCTGCTGACACAATCTGCAAACAGGAAACTAATGGTGAAACGCAAAAGGCTCCACCTGAGGAAACATTTGCCAG ATTCCTTCTCCAGCTTGTAGGTGTGTTGTTGGATGACATTTCAACCAGGCAGGTTAAAGTGGAGATCACTGAGCAGCAGCACACCTTCTACTGCCAGCAGCTGGGCACGCTGCTCATGTGTCTCATACACGTCTTCAAAAGTG GAATGTTTCGCAGGATCACAGCTGCAGCCAGCCGTCTCCTGAAGGGTGAGAGTGGACAGACAGCCACAGAGGCCAACCTCTTCTACCCCTTAGAAAGTCTGAATAGCATGGTACAGTGCCTCATCACCACCCACCCATCCCTGGTGCTCCTCTGGTGCCAAGTTCTTCTCATCATTAACTACACCAACTACTCTTGGTGGGCTGAGGTTCATCAGACACCCAG ACGACACAGTCTCTCATCCACAAAGCTGCTGAGCCCTCATTCCTCAGGGGAAGGTGAAGAGGACAAGCCTGAGTCCCAGTTAGCAATGGTTAACAGAGAGATTGTACGCAGGGGAGCTGTAATCCTCTTCTGTGACTATGTG TGTCAGAATCTTCATGACTCGGAGCATCTAACCTGGCTGATTGTCAATCATGTTCGTGACCTCATCAGCCTTTCCCATGAGCCGCCAGTGCAGGACTTCATCAGTGCTGTCCACCGCAACTCTGCTGCCAGTGGCCTCTTCATCCAGGCCATCCAGTCCCGCTGTGACAACCTCACTACT CCTACCATGTTGAAAAAGACCTTACAGTGTTTGGAAGGCATCCACCTTAGTCAGTCTGGATCTCTACTGATGCTATATGTTGACAAGCTTCTTAATACACCCTTTCGAGTTTTGGCTCGCATGGTGGACACACTGGCGTGTCGCAGGGTAGAGATGTTGCTGGCTGAGACCTTACAG AACAGCATAGCACAGCTTCCTGTGGAGGAACTGGATAGGATCCAAGAATACCTCCAGAACAGTGGTTTAGCTCAGAG ACATCAGAGGTTCTACTCCCTGCTGGACAGGTTCAGAGCCACTGTTGTTGACACAAGCAGCCCCACTCCTCCAGTGACATCACATCCCTTGGACGGGGATCCTCCCCCCGCTCCTGAGTTGGTCATTGCAGACAAG gAGTGGTATGTGGCTCTGGTGAAGTCTCAGTGCTGTCTCCGTGGAGATGTTTCCCTGTTGGAGACGACAGAACTTCTTACCAAACTACCTCCTGCTGATCTCTTCAGTGTCATGAGCTGCAAG gaGTTCAATCTAAGCCTTCTCTGTCCATGCTTGAGTATGGGAATGCAGCGGTTAGCACGCGGTCAGGGGTCACTTTTGTTGGAGACGGCGCTGCAGGTGACCCTGGAACAACTAGCAGGCGTCACTGGGTCACTTCCTGCACCTCACCAGTCCTTTCTGCCACCGTCTCAACCCCAGCCCTACTGGGACCAGCTGGGTGATGTGTATG ATGAACCAGGGTTCTACCCCAGAGTTTTGTCACTCTGTAGAGCACTATCTCAATACCTGCTAAGTGTGAGCCAGCTCCCTTCTTCACTACATATTCCCTCAGACAAGGAGCACCTCATCACCACCTTCACCTGCACTGCCACTGAG GTTGTAGTGTGGCGTCTGCTCCAGGACCGGCTGCCCCTGAGCGTGGACTTGCAGTGGGCACTTTCTTCCCTGTGTCTGGCGTTGCAGCAGCCCTGCGTCTGGAACAAGCTCTCCACCCCAGAGTACACCACCCATACCTGCTCCCTCATTTACTGCCTTCGCCTTATTATTGTTGCAG TGGCTGTGAGTCCCGGTGACCAGCTGCTGCatcaagagaaaaaaatggcaaaaggagaaaaagatgATGGAGACCAAGTGGATGCAGCGCATGCTGACC ACATGTGTGAGTGGCAAGCATGTGAGATCATGGCTGAGCTGGTGGAGGGTCTGCCGAGCATCCTTTCCCTTGGTCATCGTAGAAACTCCATTTTACCCACTTTTCTCACACCAACATTGCGCAACATTGTTATCAGTCTGTCTCGGCTTCCTCTGGTCAACAGCTACACCCGAGTACCTCCACTG GTTTGGAAACTGGGCTGGTCCCCTCAGCCAGGAGGAGAGTTCGGCACAACGCTGCCTGAGATCCCCGTGGACTTCCTTCAGGAAAAGGATGTCTTCAGAGAGTTTCTTTACCGTATCAATACATTGG GTTGGAGCAGCAGGACTCAATTTGAGGAGACCTGGGCTACTCTACTAGGGGTGCTGGTCACCCAACCCATCACTAAAGACCAGGAGGAGGACCCGCAACAGGAG GAGGACTTGGAGCGTACCCAGTTGAATGTGTTAGCAGTGCAAGCCATCACCAGCCTGGTGCTGAGTGCCATGACCCTTCCCACTCCTGGCAACCCAGCAGTTAGCTGTCTGGAACAGCAGCCTCGCAACAAGAGCCTAAAAGCCCTGGAAACACG GTTTGGAAGGAAACTTGCAGTGATTAGAGGTGAGGTGGAGAGAGAGATTCAAGCGCTTGTGTCAAAAAGGGACAACGTCCATACATACCACCCATACCATGCCTGGGATCCTGTGCCCTCACTATCAGCAGCTTCTCCAG CAGGTACGCTGATCAGCCATGAGAAACTGCTCCTTCAGATCaacacagagagggagatgggcAACATGGAATACAAACTGGGGCAG GTCTCCATCCATTCAGTGTGGTTGGGTAACAACATCACGCCTCTCAGGGAGGAAGAGTGGGGTGAGGATGAAGAAGATGAGGCAGACACTCCGGCGCCCACCTCCCCACCTTTATCTCCTATAAACTCTAG AAAACACCGTGCAGGCGTGGATATTCATTCATGTTCTCAGTTTCTCCTGGAGCTCTACAGCCAGTGGCTGATCCCTAGCTCTCCAAGTAACAGGAGAACCCCAACCATCCTCGTCAGTGAAGTGGTCCGATCG CTGCTGGCAGTGTCAGATCTGTTCACAGAAAGGAATCAGTTTGATATGATGTTCTCCACCCTGATGGAGCTGCAGAAGCACCATCCACCCGAGGATGAGATCTTGAATCAGTACCTTGTGCCGGCCATCTGCAAGGCAGCAGCTGTTTTGGGCATG GACAAGGTAATAGCCGAGCCCGTGTGTCGCCTTTTGGAGACGACCCTGCGCAGCACTCACCTTCCCAGCCGCATGGGAGCCCTGCATGGGGTGCTGTATGTGTTGGAATGTGACCTTCTGGATGACACAGCTAAACAGCTCATCCCCACAGTCTCTGAGTACCTTCTATCCAACCTCAAGGCTGTTGCTCA CTGTGTGAACCTGCATAACCAGCAGCATGTGTTGGTGATGTGTGCAGTGGCTTTCTACATGATGGAGAACTACCCTTTAGATGTGGGAGCTGAATTTATGGCTGGAATAATACag TTATGTGGCGTGATGGTGTCAGCCAGCGAGGACTCCACTCCCTCCATCATCTATCACTGCGTGCTTCGTGGTCTTGAGCGCCTCCTTCTGTCAGAGCAGTTGTCACGGATGGACGGAGAAGCGCTGGTCAAACTCAGCGTGGATAGAGTCAACATGCCATCTCCACACAGAGCCATGGCCGCTCTGGGCCTCATGCTTACCTGCATGTATACTG CTGTGCTTACGTCGGGTTCAGACGTGACAGGGGTTAGAGGTCAGGTTGACTCTGCTGTATCGGAGGCGGTGGGCGTCACGGCGGGTCATGTTGGTTTCTCTTCAGGCAAGGAGAAAGCCAGTCCTGCCAGCCGCCCCGCCCATTCTGACCCTCAGGCCCCAGACAGCGAGTCAATCATTGTTGCCATGGAGAGGGTCTCTGTGCTCTTTGACAG gATTAGGAAGGGTTTACCCAGTGAGGCTCGTGTGGTGTCCAGGATTCTGCCACAGTTTCTGGATGACTTCTTTCCGCCACAGGACGTCATGAACAAGGTCATCGGAGAGTTCCTGTCTAATCAGCAGCCTTATCCGCAATTCATGGCGACAGTCGTCTACAAG GTTTTCCAGACACTCCACGCTACAGGCCAGTCTTCTATGGTGCGAGACTGGGTGCTCCTGTCATTGTCCAACTTCACTCAGAGGACACCAGTGGCCATGGCCATGTGGAGCCTCTCCTGCTTCTTTGTGTCTGCTTCCACCTCCCAGTGGATCTCAGCACT